A region of Streptomyces sp. TG1A-60 DNA encodes the following proteins:
- a CDS encoding TatD family hydrolase, with product MPSNDSGKNDRNAAPPLPEPLRVPVADAHTHLDMQSDTVEEGLAKAASVGVTTVVQVGCDLKGSRWAAETAERYAAVHATVALHPNEAPRIVHGDPDGWSRQGARPAGGDAALDDALAEIDRLAALPQVKGVGETGLDYFRTGPEGKAAQERSFRAHIEIAKRRGKALVIHDRDAHDDVLRILKEEGAPERTVFHCYSGDADMAAVCAAHGYFMSFAGNMTFKNAQPLRDALAVAPLELVLVETDAPFLTPAPYRGRPNAPYLIPVTVRAMAAVRDIDEDALATAIAVNTARAFDY from the coding sequence ATGCCTTCGAACGACTCCGGCAAGAACGACAGGAACGCCGCGCCCCCGCTCCCCGAGCCCCTCCGGGTGCCGGTGGCGGACGCGCACACCCATCTGGACATGCAGTCCGACACGGTCGAGGAGGGCCTCGCGAAGGCCGCCTCGGTGGGGGTGACGACGGTCGTACAGGTCGGCTGCGACCTCAAGGGCTCCCGCTGGGCCGCCGAGACGGCCGAGCGGTACGCGGCCGTCCACGCGACGGTCGCGCTGCACCCGAACGAGGCGCCGCGCATCGTGCACGGCGACCCGGACGGCTGGTCCCGGCAGGGCGCGCGCCCGGCGGGCGGGGACGCGGCGCTCGACGACGCCCTCGCCGAGATCGACCGGCTGGCCGCGTTGCCGCAGGTCAAGGGGGTCGGGGAGACGGGGCTCGACTACTTCAGGACCGGGCCGGAGGGCAAGGCCGCCCAGGAGCGGTCGTTCCGCGCCCACATCGAGATCGCCAAGCGGCGCGGCAAGGCACTGGTCATCCACGACCGCGACGCCCACGACGACGTGTTGCGGATCCTGAAGGAGGAGGGCGCGCCCGAGCGCACCGTCTTCCACTGCTACTCCGGTGACGCCGACATGGCGGCCGTGTGCGCCGCGCACGGCTACTTCATGTCCTTCGCCGGGAACATGACCTTCAAGAACGCCCAGCCGCTGCGCGACGCCCTCGCCGTCGCCCCCCTCGAACTCGTCCTCGTCGAGACCGACGCGCCCTTCCTGACGCCCGCGCCGTACCGCGGACGGCCCAACGCCCCGTATCTCATTCCGGTCACGGTCCGGGCGATGGCCGCGGTGCGGGACATCGACGAGGACGCGCTGGCGACGGCGATAGCGGTGAACACGGCGAGGGCGTTCGATTACTGA
- a CDS encoding ubiquitin-like domain-containing protein, translating to MSNVQSSYETYESHGPDGTRRQPAYGAGTLPYGIHEDTYRPAYEYLGEWAPEPTGAGRASSRRSARRRRAAERPTPLRRLVPQALVVAFLAGGTSAFVAKDKAIELTVDGRPRTLHTFADDVTELLADEGVAVGAHDVVAPAPGTALSSGDEVAVHYGRPVVLTLDGQRRKVWTTARTVDGALRQLGVRAEGAYVSTSRSQRIGRTGLELDVRTERAVTIMADGRTRTIRTNAATVGEVVEQAGITLRGEDTVSVAQSSFPRDGQTVTVLRVTASREVREELIPFRVRRAEDPSLFQGTEVVERAGRTGTRRVTYALRTVNGVEQRPRLLQTEIVREPQDQIVKVGTKPMPTSVAGAEGLNWSGLAACESGGRPNAVDPSGTYGGLYQFDTQTWQSLGGRGRPQDASAAEQTLRAKKLYVQRGTSPWPHCGARLRG from the coding sequence GTGAGCAACGTGCAGTCGTCGTACGAGACCTACGAGAGCCATGGCCCGGACGGTACGCGCCGGCAGCCGGCGTACGGCGCCGGGACGCTGCCGTACGGGATCCATGAGGACACGTACCGGCCCGCCTACGAATACCTGGGAGAGTGGGCCCCCGAACCGACCGGTGCCGGCCGGGCCTCCTCCCGGCGGTCCGCGCGGCGCAGACGCGCCGCCGAGCGGCCGACCCCGCTGCGGAGGCTGGTGCCGCAGGCGCTGGTGGTGGCGTTCCTCGCGGGCGGGACCTCCGCGTTCGTGGCGAAGGACAAGGCGATCGAGCTGACCGTCGACGGACGGCCGCGCACGCTGCACACCTTCGCCGACGACGTCACCGAACTCCTCGCCGACGAGGGTGTCGCCGTCGGCGCCCACGACGTCGTCGCCCCCGCCCCCGGTACGGCGTTGAGCAGTGGTGACGAGGTCGCCGTGCACTACGGGCGGCCCGTCGTCCTCACCCTCGACGGCCAGCGGCGCAAGGTCTGGACGACCGCCCGCACGGTGGACGGGGCGCTCCGGCAGCTCGGGGTGCGCGCGGAGGGCGCGTACGTGTCGACCTCACGCTCCCAGCGCATCGGGCGGACGGGGCTGGAGCTGGACGTCCGCACCGAGCGCGCCGTCACGATCATGGCGGACGGGCGGACGCGGACGATCCGGACGAACGCGGCGACCGTGGGGGAGGTCGTGGAGCAGGCCGGGATCACCCTGCGCGGAGAGGACACCGTCTCCGTCGCGCAGTCGAGCTTCCCCCGGGACGGGCAGACCGTGACCGTGCTGCGGGTGACCGCGTCCAGGGAGGTCCGCGAGGAGCTGATCCCCTTCCGGGTACGCCGCGCCGAGGACCCGTCCCTCTTCCAGGGCACGGAGGTCGTCGAGCGCGCCGGACGCACGGGGACCCGCCGCGTCACGTACGCGCTCCGCACCGTCAACGGGGTGGAGCAGCGGCCCCGGCTCCTCCAGACCGAGATCGTCCGCGAGCCGCAGGACCAGATCGTCAAGGTCGGTACGAAGCCGATGCCCACGTCCGTGGCGGGCGCGGAGGGGCTGAACTGGTCCGGCCTCGCCGCCTGCGAGTCCGGCGGCCGGCCCAACGCGGTCGACCCCTCGGGCACGTACGGAGGCCTCTACCAGTTCGACACCCAGACCTGGCAGAGCCTCGGCGGCCGGGGCCGCCCCCAGGACGCGTCCGCCGCCGAACAGACCCTCCGCGCGAAGAAGCTGTACGTCCAGCGGGGGACGAGCCCCTGGCCGCATTGCGGGGCGCGGCTGCGGGGCTGA
- the rsmA gene encoding 16S rRNA (adenine(1518)-N(6)/adenine(1519)-N(6))-dimethyltransferase RsmA — protein MTSPTSDALLGPADVRELAGALGVRPTKQRGQNFVIDANTVRRIVRTAEVHPEDVVLEVGPGLGSLTLALLEVADRVTAVEIDDVLAAALPATIAARMPARADRFALVHSDAMHVTELPGPPPTALVANLPYNVAVPVLLHMLDTFPTVERTLVMVQAEVADRLAAGPGSKVYGVPSVKANWYAEVKRAGSIGRSVFWPAPNVDSGLVALVRRTEPVKTTATRREVFAVVDAAFAQRRKTLRAALAGWAGSAPAAEAALVAAGVSPQARGESLTVEEFAAIAENRVADTEEPSQP, from the coding sequence GTGACCAGCCCCACCTCCGACGCCCTCCTGGGCCCCGCCGACGTCCGCGAGCTCGCGGGCGCGCTCGGCGTGCGGCCCACCAAGCAGCGCGGCCAGAACTTCGTGATCGACGCGAACACGGTCCGCAGGATCGTGCGGACCGCCGAGGTCCACCCCGAGGACGTGGTCCTGGAGGTGGGTCCCGGCCTGGGCTCCCTCACCCTCGCCCTGCTGGAGGTGGCGGACAGGGTCACGGCCGTGGAGATCGACGACGTGCTCGCCGCCGCGCTGCCCGCGACGATCGCCGCCCGGATGCCCGCCCGCGCCGACCGTTTCGCCCTGGTGCACTCGGACGCGATGCACGTCACCGAGCTCCCCGGCCCGCCCCCCACCGCCCTCGTCGCGAACCTCCCGTACAACGTCGCCGTCCCCGTACTGCTGCACATGCTCGACACCTTCCCGACCGTCGAGCGCACCCTCGTGATGGTCCAGGCGGAGGTCGCCGACCGCCTCGCCGCCGGACCGGGCTCGAAGGTGTACGGCGTGCCCTCGGTGAAGGCGAACTGGTACGCGGAGGTGAAGCGGGCCGGATCGATCGGCCGGAGCGTCTTCTGGCCGGCGCCGAACGTCGACAGCGGTCTCGTCGCACTGGTCCGCCGGACCGAGCCGGTCAAGACCACCGCCACCAGGCGGGAGGTCTTCGCCGTCGTCGACGCGGCCTTCGCCCAGCGGCGCAAGACGCTGCGGGCCGCCCTCGCCGGCTGGGCCGGCTCCGCGCCCGCCGCCGAGGCCGCCCTCGTCGCCGCCGGGGTCTCCCCGCAGGCCCGCGGCGAGTCCCTGACGGTCGAGGAGTTCGCCGCCATCGCCGAGAACCGCGTCGCCGACACCGAGGAGCCCAGCCAGCCGTGA
- a CDS encoding 4-(cytidine 5'-diphospho)-2-C-methyl-D-erythritol kinase translates to MSVTVRVPAKVNVQLAVGGARPDGFHDLANVFLAVGLYDEVTATPADELTVTCEGPGADRVPLDRTNLAARAALTLAARHGIEPAVRLHIAKDIPVAGGMAGGSADAAGALLACDTLWGTNASRDELLDICAELGSDVPFSLVGGAALGTGRGEQLRALDVGGTFHWVFAVADGGLSTPAVYREFDRLHEHDVVPEPVASQVLLDALAKGDADALAAFLPGSNGLQPAALSLFPKLADTLAEGRAAGALAALVSGSGPTTAFLARDAGSARSVAERLLASGTCGAARVADSPAPGATVVP, encoded by the coding sequence GTGAGCGTGACGGTCCGCGTCCCCGCCAAGGTCAACGTCCAGCTCGCGGTCGGCGGCGCCCGCCCCGACGGCTTCCACGACCTGGCCAACGTCTTCCTCGCCGTCGGGCTGTACGACGAGGTCACCGCCACCCCCGCCGACGAGCTGACCGTCACCTGCGAGGGCCCCGGCGCCGACCGGGTCCCCCTGGACCGTACGAACCTCGCCGCCCGTGCCGCGCTCACGCTCGCCGCGCGGCACGGCATCGAGCCGGCCGTGCGTCTGCACATCGCCAAGGACATCCCCGTCGCCGGCGGCATGGCCGGCGGCAGCGCGGACGCGGCCGGCGCGCTCCTCGCCTGCGACACCCTGTGGGGCACGAACGCCTCGCGCGACGAACTCCTCGACATCTGCGCCGAGTTGGGTAGCGACGTGCCGTTCAGCCTGGTGGGCGGGGCGGCCCTCGGCACGGGGAGGGGCGAGCAGCTCCGGGCCCTCGACGTGGGCGGCACCTTCCACTGGGTCTTCGCGGTCGCCGACGGCGGGCTCTCCACGCCAGCCGTCTACCGCGAGTTCGACCGGCTCCACGAGCACGACGTCGTCCCCGAGCCCGTCGCCTCCCAGGTGCTGCTCGACGCGCTCGCCAAGGGGGACGCAGACGCGCTCGCGGCCTTCCTGCCGGGTTCCAACGGCCTCCAGCCCGCCGCCCTCTCGCTCTTCCCGAAGCTGGCCGACACCCTCGCCGAGGGCCGCGCGGCCGGCGCGCTCGCCGCGCTCGTCTCCGGCTCGGGGCCGACCACGGCCTTCCTCGCCCGCGACGCCGGATCCGCGCGCTCCGTCGCCGAGAGGCTGCTCGCGTCCGGCACGTGCGGGGCGGCGCGGGTCGCCGACTCGCCCGCGCCGGGGGCCACTGTCGTCCCGTAG
- a CDS encoding ABC-F family ATP-binding cassette domain-containing protein, with product MAVNLVNVENVSKVYGTRALLDGVSLGVSEGDRIGVVGRNGDGKTTLIRMLAKLEEADTGRVTHSGGLHLGVLTQHDSLDPAATVRHEVIRDMADHEWAGNAKIRDVLTGLFGGLDMPGFPQGLDTVIGPLSGGERRRIALAKLLIEEQDLIVLDEPTNHLDVEGISWLAGHLRERRSALVCVTHDRWFLDQVCTRMWDVQKGSVFEYEGGYSDYVFARAERERIAATEETKRQNLVRKELAWLRRGAPARTSKPRFRVEAANELIADVPPPRDTGELMKFASTRLGRTVFDLKNVTVQAGPKVLLKHLTWQLGPGDRVGLVGVNGAGKTSLLRAMADAARSDGERQPAAGRVVTGKTVKLAYLSQEVAELDPTWRVLQAVQQVRDRVDLGKGREMTAGQLCEMFGFSKEKQWTPVGDLSGGERRRLQLLRLLMDEPNVLFLDEPTNDLDIETLTQLEDVLDGWPGSMIVISHDRFFVERTTDKVFALLGDATLRMLPRGIDEYLERRHKMEEAAAAASPVAVKPASEKGVSAADARAAKKELQKIERQLDKVSEKEAKLHARIAENATDFAKVGELDAELRALLGEKEELEMRWLELAEDA from the coding sequence ATGGCCGTCAACCTGGTCAATGTCGAGAACGTCAGCAAGGTGTACGGCACCCGCGCCCTGCTCGACGGGGTCTCGCTCGGCGTCTCCGAAGGGGACCGGATCGGCGTCGTGGGGCGGAACGGGGACGGCAAGACGACCCTGATCCGGATGCTCGCGAAGCTGGAGGAGGCCGACACGGGGCGGGTGACCCACTCCGGCGGTCTCCACCTCGGCGTGCTGACCCAGCACGACTCCCTGGACCCGGCGGCCACCGTCCGCCACGAGGTCATCCGGGACATGGCGGACCACGAGTGGGCGGGGAACGCCAAGATCCGGGACGTGCTCACCGGGCTGTTCGGCGGGCTCGACATGCCGGGGTTCCCGCAGGGGCTCGACACCGTCATCGGACCGCTCTCCGGCGGCGAGCGGCGGCGCATCGCGCTCGCCAAGCTGCTCATCGAGGAGCAGGACCTGATCGTCCTCGACGAGCCCACCAACCACCTGGACGTGGAGGGCATCTCGTGGCTGGCCGGCCATCTGCGTGAGCGGCGGTCCGCGCTGGTCTGCGTCACACACGACCGGTGGTTCCTGGACCAGGTGTGCACGCGGATGTGGGACGTGCAGAAGGGATCGGTCTTCGAGTACGAGGGCGGGTACTCCGACTACGTCTTCGCGCGGGCCGAGCGGGAACGGATCGCCGCGACCGAGGAGACCAAGCGGCAGAACCTGGTCCGCAAGGAGCTGGCGTGGCTGCGGCGCGGAGCCCCCGCCCGTACGTCGAAGCCGCGCTTCCGGGTCGAGGCCGCGAACGAGCTGATCGCGGACGTACCGCCGCCGCGCGACACCGGCGAGCTGATGAAGTTCGCGTCGACCCGGCTGGGCAGGACCGTGTTCGACCTGAAGAACGTCACCGTCCAGGCCGGGCCGAAGGTGCTGCTGAAGCATCTGACGTGGCAGCTCGGCCCGGGGGACCGCGTCGGGCTCGTCGGCGTCAACGGCGCCGGCAAGACCTCCCTGCTGCGGGCCATGGCCGACGCCGCCCGCAGCGACGGGGAGCGGCAGCCGGCCGCCGGGCGGGTCGTCACCGGCAAGACGGTCAAGCTCGCCTACCTCTCCCAGGAGGTCGCCGAACTCGACCCCACCTGGCGGGTGCTCCAGGCCGTGCAGCAGGTCCGCGACCGCGTCGACCTCGGCAAGGGGCGCGAGATGACGGCGGGGCAGCTCTGCGAGATGTTCGGGTTCAGCAAGGAGAAGCAGTGGACGCCGGTGGGCGACCTCAGCGGTGGTGAGCGGCGACGGCTCCAGCTGCTGCGGCTGCTGATGGACGAGCCCAACGTCCTCTTCCTCGACGAGCCGACCAACGACCTCGACATCGAGACCCTTACCCAGCTGGAGGACGTGCTCGACGGGTGGCCCGGGTCGATGATCGTGATCTCCCACGACCGGTTCTTCGTCGAGCGCACCACCGACAAGGTGTTCGCCCTCCTCGGCGATGCGACGCTGCGGATGCTGCCGCGCGGGATCGACGAGTACCTGGAGCGGCGCCACAAGATGGAGGAAGCCGCTGCCGCCGCCTCGCCCGTCGCCGTGAAGCCGGCCTCGGAGAAGGGCGTCTCCGCCGCCGACGCCCGCGCCGCGAAGAAGGAACTCCAGAAGATCGAGCGGCAGTTGGACAAGGTCTCCGAGAAGGAGGCGAAGTTGCACGCGCGTATCGCCGAGAACGCGACGGACTTTGCGAAGGTGGGGGAACTCGACGCGGAGTTGCGGGCGTTGCTCGGCGAGAAGGAAGAGCTTGAGATGCGGTGGCTGGAACTCGCCGAGGACGCGTAG
- a CDS encoding PQQ-binding-like beta-propeller repeat protein, with the protein MVQPPNEPPQGGFGAPQDPSAQSPQSPGQQPYGYPQTPPPQGPPVPAPGYGYPRQTPPPQGPYAQPAQPGPYGQPQQPGPYNPAPQAGYGYPHPPYPGVPTPPPGGGSRNPFKGRPATVIGAAVAALLVVGGTVFAVTTLGGAGEEKPVAKESASPTEDGKPSPSPTGPVNQGDGSGDGGEDLDVSDLNADREDGEAKVLWYKSAPDAPGSGADAPGLWVTDKVAVKAAYKQLFAFDVDGGAPAWDAVEFDYEICAVTPEATSDDKIVVAHQSGASSTSRCNQLQQIDLNTGEKGWSTKLEEGALFDGTYGLALTLSGDTLLAARSQSGVALDVKTGDQLWEKKKYGQSCYPSGFAGGERLVAVSSCAATTDKQHDEVQELDPRTGKAKWTRKIPKGWKVERAYSVDPVVLYLTNEDEKTWNISTLGGDGRTRSQVDADDTFAPECGYLMDRDLGACEGVAVAADTLYLPTEKKDGTNEIVALNLATGKEKWRVKAPADVTMEPVEAEGSKLIAYVSPSRDEGGRIVSVPTTGSSHKATTLLRMPASAAKIEDGFYSKAIDYVDGRFYLSTARLTGNDEAKEKLMLAYGK; encoded by the coding sequence ATGGTTCAGCCACCCAACGAGCCGCCGCAGGGCGGCTTCGGAGCTCCGCAGGACCCGTCGGCGCAGTCACCGCAGTCACCGGGGCAACAGCCGTACGGCTACCCGCAGACGCCCCCGCCGCAGGGCCCTCCCGTACCGGCCCCCGGCTACGGCTACCCCCGGCAGACGCCCCCGCCGCAGGGCCCGTACGCCCAGCCCGCGCAGCCCGGTCCGTACGGGCAGCCGCAGCAGCCCGGCCCGTACAACCCCGCGCCGCAGGCCGGTTACGGCTATCCGCACCCCCCGTACCCGGGCGTGCCCACCCCGCCGCCGGGCGGCGGCTCCAGGAACCCCTTCAAGGGCAGGCCCGCGACGGTCATCGGTGCCGCGGTGGCCGCGCTGCTCGTGGTCGGTGGCACGGTGTTCGCGGTGACGACCCTCGGCGGCGCCGGCGAGGAGAAGCCGGTCGCCAAGGAGAGCGCGAGCCCGACCGAGGACGGCAAGCCGTCCCCCTCGCCCACCGGACCCGTCAACCAGGGCGACGGCAGCGGCGACGGCGGCGAGGACCTCGACGTCTCCGACCTCAACGCGGACCGCGAGGACGGCGAGGCGAAGGTGCTCTGGTACAAGAGCGCGCCCGACGCCCCCGGTTCCGGCGCGGACGCCCCCGGCCTGTGGGTCACCGACAAGGTCGCGGTGAAGGCCGCGTACAAGCAGCTCTTCGCGTTCGACGTCGATGGCGGCGCCCCCGCCTGGGACGCCGTCGAGTTCGACTACGAGATCTGCGCGGTCACCCCGGAGGCGACGAGCGACGACAAGATCGTCGTCGCCCACCAGAGCGGTGCCTCCAGCACCAGCCGCTGCAACCAGCTCCAGCAGATCGACCTGAACACCGGGGAGAAGGGCTGGTCCACGAAGCTGGAGGAGGGCGCCCTATTCGACGGCACCTACGGCCTCGCCCTGACCCTCAGCGGCGACACCCTGCTGGCGGCCCGCTCGCAGTCCGGGGTGGCACTCGACGTGAAGACCGGCGACCAGCTGTGGGAGAAGAAGAAGTACGGCCAGTCCTGCTACCCCTCCGGGTTCGCGGGCGGCGAGCGGCTGGTCGCGGTCTCCTCCTGCGCGGCGACCACCGACAAGCAGCACGACGAGGTGCAGGAACTCGACCCGAGGACCGGCAAGGCCAAGTGGACCCGGAAGATCCCCAAGGGCTGGAAGGTCGAGCGTGCCTACTCGGTGGACCCGGTCGTGCTCTACCTCACCAACGAGGACGAGAAGACCTGGAACATCTCCACACTCGGCGGTGACGGCAGGACCCGTTCGCAGGTCGATGCCGACGACACGTTCGCGCCCGAGTGCGGCTACCTCATGGACCGCGACCTGGGCGCCTGCGAGGGCGTGGCGGTGGCCGCGGACACCCTGTACCTGCCGACCGAGAAGAAGGACGGCACGAACGAGATCGTCGCGCTGAACCTCGCGACCGGCAAGGAGAAGTGGCGCGTCAAGGCCCCCGCCGACGTGACGATGGAGCCGGTCGAGGCCGAGGGATCGAAGCTCATCGCCTATGTGTCGCCGTCGCGCGACGAGGGCGGCCGGATCGTGTCCGTCCCGACCACCGGCAGCAGCCACAAGGCGACCACGCTCCTGCGGATGCCGGCGAGCGCCGCGAAGATCGAGGACGGCTTCTACTCGAAAGCGATCGACTACGTGGACGGGCGTTTCTACCTCTCCACCGCCCGGCTGACGGGCAACGACGAGGCGAAGGAGAAGTTGATGCTGGCCTACGGCAAGTGA
- a CDS encoding PQQ-binding-like beta-propeller repeat protein: MHPQVGGPGGKKKVNSTAIIITAAVAAIALIVGGGVWYASSKGDDTAKKDTASSQGTTGGEEDPKGDDGGTSSSGGSSTGGVEVPTKAQEKVPSSTSAKLLFQVPAHEVKEKLQIDSVKGSWLTETTYAKSALNKIVGYDPDSGKSKWTLDLAGQTCAGSREMTTEGIAVVVTESAKRKNNDDRQPCTEVTAFDVETGKEVWTKSAEVSGSKVPFGEVTISGTTVAAAGGYSGGAAFDVNSGKVLWSPKAGECTDEGYAGGAQLVAVRKCGDYGSETFQIQLLDPRTGSVKWTYKVPSGIQRAKIISTKPVVFGVVTGSDVPLTGTTDIFSLDDGGKLRAKISIPDDKYDHECPVRGVWACKGVYVGNDKVYMPTKRHDGTAKYSSTNEIVSFSLATGKSTGDRVDAGDDHELFPIRMDGPNIIAFKDGPYDKGAQVVSVDGKTLKQTTLLETPSSESVLRAISAMTPTMSEMLYTDGRWFIGSELVSKPYSDDEKEYTALGFGTK, from the coding sequence ATGCATCCGCAGGTCGGGGGTCCGGGCGGCAAGAAGAAGGTCAACTCCACGGCGATCATCATCACCGCGGCGGTCGCGGCCATCGCGCTCATCGTCGGCGGCGGCGTCTGGTACGCCTCCTCCAAGGGCGACGACACCGCCAAGAAGGACACCGCCAGTTCGCAGGGCACGACCGGCGGCGAGGAGGACCCCAAGGGTGACGACGGAGGCACCTCCTCGTCCGGCGGTTCGTCCACCGGCGGTGTCGAGGTGCCGACGAAGGCGCAGGAGAAGGTGCCGTCCAGCACCAGCGCGAAGCTCCTCTTCCAGGTGCCCGCGCACGAGGTCAAGGAAAAGCTCCAGATCGACAGCGTCAAGGGCTCCTGGCTGACGGAGACCACGTACGCCAAGTCCGCCCTCAACAAGATCGTCGGCTATGACCCGGACAGCGGGAAGTCCAAGTGGACGCTGGACCTGGCCGGCCAGACCTGCGCGGGCTCCCGCGAGATGACCACCGAGGGCATCGCGGTGGTGGTGACCGAGTCGGCCAAGCGCAAGAACAACGACGACCGCCAGCCCTGCACCGAGGTCACCGCGTTCGACGTGGAGACCGGCAAGGAGGTGTGGACCAAGAGCGCCGAGGTCAGCGGCAGCAAGGTGCCGTTCGGCGAGGTCACCATCTCCGGCACCACGGTCGCCGCGGCCGGCGGCTACTCCGGCGGCGCCGCCTTCGACGTCAACTCCGGCAAGGTGCTGTGGTCGCCGAAGGCCGGCGAGTGCACCGACGAGGGCTACGCGGGCGGCGCCCAGCTGGTCGCGGTCCGCAAGTGCGGCGACTACGGCAGCGAGACCTTCCAGATCCAGCTGCTCGACCCCAGGACGGGCAGCGTCAAGTGGACCTACAAGGTGCCCTCCGGCATCCAGCGCGCCAAGATCATCTCCACCAAGCCGGTGGTCTTCGGTGTGGTCACGGGCAGCGATGTCCCGCTGACCGGCACCACCGACATCTTCTCGCTGGACGACGGCGGCAAGCTGCGCGCCAAGATCTCCATCCCGGACGACAAGTACGACCACGAGTGCCCCGTCCGCGGCGTCTGGGCGTGCAAGGGCGTCTACGTCGGCAACGACAAGGTGTACATGCCGACCAAGAGGCACGACGGCACCGCCAAGTACAGCTCCACCAACGAGATCGTCTCCTTCTCGCTGGCCACCGGTAAGTCGACCGGCGACCGCGTCGACGCGGGCGACGACCACGAGCTGTTCCCGATCCGCATGGACGGACCGAACATCATCGCCTTCAAGGACGGCCCGTACGACAAGGGCGCCCAGGTCGTCTCCGTCGACGGCAAGACGCTGAAGCAGACCACGCTGCTGGAGACCCCGTCCTCCGAATCGGTCCTCCGCGCGATCAGCGCCATGACGCCGACCATGAGCGAGATGCTCTACACCGACGGACGGTGGTTCATCGGCTCGGAACTCGTCAGCAAGCCGTACTCGGACGACGAGAAGGAGTACACGGCGCTCGGTTTCGGGACGAAGTAA
- a CDS encoding response regulator transcription factor: MGVRLMVVDDHRLLAEALASALKLRGHRVLAAAAPAAGAAELVITRAPEVCLLGTAAPAEPGIFDPVVRIKRERPQVAVVVLGPVPSPRGIAAAFAAGASGYVRHDERIEGVERAIMKARAGEAAVAPQLLQSAFGELLNPAAQPDDEGQRLLQMLTPREVEVLVRVADGEDTRLIAAGMGIAPSTARTHVQRVLMKLGVGSRLEAAALAARTGLLDRAGPVSHAPREAGPEPR, translated from the coding sequence ATGGGAGTGCGGCTCATGGTGGTCGACGACCACCGACTGCTCGCCGAGGCGTTGGCCTCGGCGTTGAAGCTGCGGGGGCACCGGGTGCTCGCCGCGGCGGCGCCCGCGGCGGGCGCGGCGGAGCTGGTGATCACAAGGGCACCCGAGGTGTGCCTGCTCGGCACGGCGGCACCCGCCGAGCCGGGGATCTTCGACCCGGTGGTCAGGATCAAGCGGGAGCGTCCGCAGGTGGCGGTGGTGGTCCTCGGGCCGGTGCCCAGTCCGCGCGGCATCGCCGCCGCGTTCGCCGCGGGCGCCTCGGGCTATGTACGGCACGACGAGCGCATCGAGGGGGTCGAGCGGGCCATCATGAAGGCCCGCGCGGGGGAGGCGGCGGTGGCGCCCCAGCTGTTGCAGAGCGCCTTCGGCGAGTTGCTGAACCCCGCTGCCCAGCCGGACGACGAGGGTCAGCGGCTGCTCCAGATGCTGACCCCGCGAGAGGTCGAGGTGCTGGTGCGGGTCGCGGACGGCGAGGACACGAGACTGATCGCGGCCGGCATGGGCATCGCCCCGTCCACCGCCCGCACCCACGTCCAGCGGGTCCTGATGAAGCTGGGCGTCGGATCGCGACTGGAGGCGGCGGCGCTGGCGGCCCGCACGGGGTTGCTGGACCGGGCGGGGCCGGTGTCGCACGCTCCGCGAGAGGCGGGCCCGGAGCCGCGGTGA